TCGCGAGTTGCCTCCATGAGTTCTTTGTCGATCTCTCCAGGCGAGAAGCATCGGAGAGGTGGTCCAGAACGAGTGCCACAAACCATAGCAAAATGACTCAAAGGCTCTGCATAAGGCAGAGCAACCTAAAGACATGATAACATGAATCAGCACAAGAAATGTATAAAAACCACTCAAACTAGCTTCTTCATACAGTTGCTTTACCATGGACCGTTTATCCTTTTCATTAAAAGGTTTCGCAAGATGGTAAGGCTGTCGCTGGTTACCCCGTATAATACCATGTTGAATAGCCGAGAGTGAGTAAGTGTAGCCGCCAATCACATACTTGAACTCTCCAAACATCTTCGTTCGTTCGAGTGGTCCTGCTGGATGTCCCCATACAAGTATTGCATGAATAGCCATCATGTTATAAAGATTAATAAAGAAGGCGAGCTTTTCTTCTCTCGACATATCTACAAGCTGTACCCTGTGGAGCTCTTGGATTATTCGCAGGTACCTTGGGAAAGGAACGATACATGGAtcagaaataagaaaataagagaAACATCATAGTtagaggatatatatatatatatacataccttGCAAACTCTTCACTCCCATGAATGCTTCTGTAGTCAACATGTTTTCCATCAGGCGAAGTGTAAGCTTCAAGAATTGCTCGATACAAAAGTCTGAGTCTTGACGCAATTTCAGCGATCGGCCTTGGCTTTATCTCAATGATTCCTCTAGGGATGTTATGGCATTGAGATGACACGACATGGTCATCATCTAGAAACCGGTACAAGTGATTCCCATCTTCAAACAGATTCTCCCTGTTTGAAAAATACCGCAGAAGGTTATAAAAGATTTAAAACAAGAAGCACAAATGGAAATAGAAAACTTGAAAACATCTGTAGATGGAAAAGCTTACTCTAAGACATGTTGAAAGAAGAGTTGGCTTGCAAGTTTTCTTGCAACTTCAATGGcctatgaaacaaaaaaaaatatcgtatTATAAAGCAGCTTAAATACAGAGCACATTACTTATATATCTCTTTACCTCATCTCTTTCTAAACATTGATCAGATGATAAGAAATCCACAGCATCTGAACCTGAAAAACAGTTTTTGAACTTTCGTAACTTATAAAACCTATCCTTGACGATGCAAGGCTTCATCTTCCGCACTATTAAAGCTAGTTCATCTACATGACCTTTACTTGATGCATCGTCTTCTCCTGAGAATGGTGGCAGAGGAGCTTCCCTAGGTGATGCTTCATCTATCAAATGTTTAATCTTCTCATCGAGCTCTCCTGATTCATCCAATTCCTTAATCTCCTCAACACTCCCGACTAATTCTTCATTGAAGAATACCTTAGGaacatctgaagaagatgatccACCAATCTTTTCAAGATCCTGCTTTCTAGATGGGTAGATATCAATATTTATCTCCACATATCTAAGCCTCTTTCCATGCAAATACAACCTACATTCTCTGCATGCCTCACACCCTAATCTTGTATAGAGTATAATCCTACCTTTCATCACTACAGGCTCCAACTCTGCTTCCTCCACGTTCTTCACTTCTACTTTATCAACTGTATCGTTCTGCATCATCTTCAAGTAGCTTAAGGGATTCCATATGGACGACTTTCCCTCTGTTTTAGGAGACTCCACCGATTTGGTTGCATCGTCTCTTGCGTCGTAAACACCATTCTCATCATTCATTCTCCCGGAAAGACGGCGCATCACTGTATGTACTGCGACTTCACTCTTCAATCTAACGAAGTTCTTGATCGCAGCTGCTTTCTCTGTCCAAGCAGAAGTCGAAGGATTAGAATCTGGTGAGTCGGGTTTTGGCTTCTCTTTATCATCCATTGTTTCATCTTCATCAACGTCATCTTTTGAATCGTGAGAACTCTCactatcatgttcatcatcatcatcattactaGGACTAAGCATCTTATCTTGTTGTGTTTCACACTCCAACGAAACAGTCTTGTCCTCATTGTGGATGTCTATAGACTCCATCTCGTCGATTATATCCTCAGTTTCGACAATGGGTTTAGGATAATCATCCTCATCTCTGGTCTCAACTGTTTTAATCTCTTCCACATTGCTCTCCTCCAATGTTTTTGCACAAGCAGTTTCAACATTGTGCTTAGGAGACTCTTCCTCAGCGATGATCTCAGCAGATTTCATCGGCACATTATGTTTAGGAGAAGTCACCACATCCATCAACGAGGCTAAAAAACTGTTAATgccaaaaaaatacaattaactgatttgaaattttaaaatatggctTTAATATAATGATTTAATTGAACCCTGAGAATCTAAGGATTTTAACCTGAAACAATCGATGAATTGAAAACTTACAGATCCAGAGAGAATCAGAGGAcaatggattaaaaaaaaaaatagacaaagGAAATCGAATAGGAGGAAGGAGAGCGATTGTCACACAAAGGTAAGACCTGAGCAAAagagacaaaataaaaaaatgcttctctatttctatttttgtggttttatttatttttctttcgaactttttctttaattgaatctttatttacatttttatgtaAATAGAATTACTGAAAAGttctaaaaaaaagttatataatgAGATTAATCGAGAAAGATCTCTTATTCTTATTATAAGATAGTGTGATTGAACCTGCATATGTTtggtaaaaagaataattttattcttagaaaataatcaaaaatagaaaGTGTTCAATAGGAAAATGAAAACCTGGTCGAGTTTATCCGAGCAGGAGAAACAGTAATCATTGAGGATGGATTTGTAATAACTCTTTAGTTTtgggttttcttttgttttttcttcctCTTAAATATCCTATTTCTTACACAAACTTATAAAGGTAAAATGATGAATAATGATAAGGATAACTAActatttttagtgtttttactaataataattttttctttcgGTATATCGCTGAGCCCCGACGAACCACCAATAAAGCAGATCTTGCCAGATCTGAACGAGAACTTAGAGAAACCGCGGAATAGACCACCCACGCTCCTACCCTTGACACGACTCGCGACCGCTCCAGAACTCAGGGCAGCGACGCCTGAGACGAGCCCACAACAGACAACATATCGCCGATCGACAAACAAGAGTATGAGATGGAGAGGgtaaaggagagagagaagagcgAAAAACAATGGATTAAAGAAGTGAAAACCCTCTTACACCGTTAATGACGCATGCGCCAAAACAGTGGAGAGGCTGAGCGGAGAAGACGAAGTTGTAAGTTGTACGaaggagagaaaagagagagttaACACATCCAACTTGTTAACTTATAGGATGTATCAAAATTGATTTTGCGGTAAATtggtaatatatttattttatttctttttgtcatttatcgaaatggaaaagtaaaaataattggtaaacatgttaattttttttttttacaacaaaaggcTAAAAAAGAACTAAGCAGATTCATGATCCAAGAGCCACCTCGGGAGAATCaatcaacataaaccatagcaGCAGGCTGATTTTTAGCACCTCG
The nucleotide sequence above comes from Brassica napus cultivar Da-Ae chromosome A9, Da-Ae, whole genome shotgun sequence. Encoded proteins:
- the LOC106430505 gene encoding uncharacterized protein LOC106430505 isoform X3, which translates into the protein MDVVTSPKHNVPMKSAEIIAEEESPKHNVETACAKTLEESNVEEIKTVETRDEDDYPKPIVETEDIIDEMESIDIHNEDKTVSLECETQQDKMLSPSNDDDDEHDSESSHDSKDDVDEDETMDDKEKPKPDSPDSNPSTSAWTEKAAAIKNFVRLKSEVAVHTVMRRLSGRMNDENGVYDARDDATKSVESPKTEGKSSIWNPLSYLKMMQNDTVDKVEVKNVEEAELEPVVMKGRIILYTRLGCEACRECRLYLHGKRLRYVEINIDIYPSRKQDLEKIGGSSSSDVPKVFFNEELVGSVEEIKELDESGELDEKIKHLIDEASPREAPLPPFSGEDDASSSDAVDFLSSDQCLERDEAIEVARKLASQLFFQHVLEENLFEDGNHLYRFLDDDHVVSSQCHNIPRGIIEIKPRPIAEIASRLRLLYRAILEAYTSPDGKHVDYRSIHGSEEFARYLRIIQELHRVQLVDMSREEKLAFFINLYNMMAIHAILVWGHPAGPLERTKMFGEFKYVIGGYTYSLSAIQHGIIRGNQRQPYHLAKPFNEKDKRSMVALPYAEPLSHFAMVCGTRSGPPLRCFSPGEIDKELMEATRDFLRGGGLLVDLSSKVAYISKIFNWYAVDFGNGEKSVLKHASTYLEPQISEALLDVLVDTQFRVVYQTYDWGLNH
- the LOC106430505 gene encoding uncharacterized protein LOC106430505 isoform X4; translated protein: MDVVTSPKHNVPMKSAEIIAEEESPKHNVETACAKTLEESNVEEIKTVETRDEDDYPKPIVETEDIIDEMESIDIHNEDKTVSLECETQQDKMLSPSNDDDDEHDSESSHDSKDDVDEDETMDDKEKPKPDSPDSNPSTSAWTEKAAAIKNFVRLKSEVAVHTVMRRLSGRMNDENGVYDARDDATKSVESPKTEGKSSIWNPLSYLKMMQNDTVDKVEVKNVEEAELEPVVMKDVPKVFFNEELVGSVEEIKELDESGELDEKIKHLIDEASPREAPLPPFSGEDDASSKGHVDELALIVRKMKPCIVKDRFYKLRKFKNCFSGSDAVDFLSSDQCLERDEAIEVARKLASQLFFQHVLEENLFEDGNHLYRFLDDDHVVSSQCHNIPRGIIEIKPRPIAEIASRLRLLYRAILEAYTSPDGKHVDYRSIHGSEEFARYLRIIQELHRVQLVDMSREEKLAFFINLYNMMAIHAILVWGHPAGPLERTKMFGEFKYVIGGYTYSLSAIQHGIIRGNQRQPYHLAKPFNEKDKRSMVALPYAEPLSHFAMVCGTRSGPPLRCFSPGEIDKELMEATRDFLRGGGLLVDLSSKVAYISKIFNWYAVDFGNGEKSVLKHASTYLEPQISEALLDVLVDTQFRVVYQTYDWGLNH
- the LOC106430505 gene encoding uncharacterized protein LOC106430505 isoform X5 is translated as MDVVTSPKHNVPMKSAEIIAEEESPKHNVETACAKTLEESNVEEIKTVETRDEDDYPKPIVETEDIIDEMESIDIHNEDKTVSLECETQQDKMLSPSNDDDDEHDSESSHDSKDDVDEDETMDDKEKPKPDSPDSNPSTSAWTEKAAAIKNFVRLKSEVAVHTVMRRLSGRMNDENGVYDARDDATKSVESPKTEGKSSIWNPLSYLKMMQNDTVDKVEVKNVEEAELEPVVMKDVPKVFFNEELVGSVEEIKELDESGELDEKIKHLIDEASPREAPLPPFSGEDDASSKGSDAVDFLSSDQCLERDEAIEVARKLASQLFFQHVLEENLFEDGNHLYRFLDDDHVVSSQCHNIPRGIIEIKPRPIAEIASRLRLLYRAILEAYTSPDGKHVDYRSIHGSEEFARYLRIIQELHRVQLVDMSREEKLAFFINLYNMMAIHAILVWGHPAGPLERTKMFGEFKYVIGGYTYSLSAIQHGIIRGNQRQPYHLAKPFNEKDKRSMVALPYAEPLSHFAMVCGTRSGPPLRCFSPGEIDKELMEATRDFLRGGGLLVDLSSKVAYISKIFNWYAVDFGNGEKSVLKHASTYLEPQISEALLDVLVDTQFRVVYQTYDWGLNH
- the LOC106430505 gene encoding uncharacterized protein LOC106430505 isoform X1 is translated as MDVVTSPKHNVPMKSAEIIAEEESPKHNVETACAKTLEESNVEEIKTVETRDEDDYPKPIVETEDIIDEMESIDIHNEDKTVSLECETQQDKMLSPSNDDDDEHDSESSHDSKDDVDEDETMDDKEKPKPDSPDSNPSTSAWTEKAAAIKNFVRLKSEVAVHTVMRRLSGRMNDENGVYDARDDATKSVESPKTEGKSSIWNPLSYLKMMQNDTVDKVEVKNVEEAELEPVVMKGRIILYTRLGCEACRECRLYLHGKRLRYVEINIDIYPSRKQDLEKIGGSSSSDVPKVFFNEELVGSVEEIKELDESGELDEKIKHLIDEASPREAPLPPFSGEDDASSKGHVDELALIVRKMKPCIVKDRFYKLRKFKNCFSGSDAVDFLSSDQCLERDEAIEVARKLASQLFFQHVLEENLFEDGNHLYRFLDDDHVVSSQCHNIPRGIIEIKPRPIAEIASRLRLLYRAILEAYTSPDGKHVDYRSIHGSEEFARYLRIIQELHRVQLVDMSREEKLAFFINLYNMMAIHAILVWGHPAGPLERTKMFGEFKYVIGGYTYSLSAIQHGIIRGNQRQPYHLAKPFNEKDKRSMVALPYAEPLSHFAMVCGTRSGPPLRCFSPGEIDKELMEATRDFLRGGGLLVDLSSKVAYISKIFNWYAVDFGNGEKSVLKHASTYLEPQISEALLDVLVDTQFRVVYQTYDWGLNH
- the LOC106430505 gene encoding uncharacterized protein LOC106430505 isoform X2, with product MDVVTSPKHNVPMKSAEIIAEEESPKHNVETACAKTLEESNVEEIKTVETRDEDDYPKPIVETEDIIDEMESIDIHNEDKTVSLECETQQDKMLSPSNDDDDEHDSESSHDSKDDVDEDETMDDKEKPKPDSPDSNPSTSAWTEKAAAIKNFVRLKSEVAVHTVMRRLSGRMNDENGVYDARDDATKSVESPKTEGKSSIWNPLSYLKMMQNDTVDKVEVKNVEEAELEPVVMKGRIILYTRLGCEACRECRLYLHGKRLRYVEINIDIYPSRKQDLEKIGGSSSSDVPKVFFNEELVGSVEEIKELDESGELDEKIKHLIDEASPREAPLPPFSGEDDASSKGSDAVDFLSSDQCLERDEAIEVARKLASQLFFQHVLEENLFEDGNHLYRFLDDDHVVSSQCHNIPRGIIEIKPRPIAEIASRLRLLYRAILEAYTSPDGKHVDYRSIHGSEEFARYLRIIQELHRVQLVDMSREEKLAFFINLYNMMAIHAILVWGHPAGPLERTKMFGEFKYVIGGYTYSLSAIQHGIIRGNQRQPYHLAKPFNEKDKRSMVALPYAEPLSHFAMVCGTRSGPPLRCFSPGEIDKELMEATRDFLRGGGLLVDLSSKVAYISKIFNWYAVDFGNGEKSVLKHASTYLEPQISEALLDVLVDTQFRVVYQTYDWGLNH